Genomic window (Onychomys torridus chromosome 5, mOncTor1.1, whole genome shotgun sequence):
attttgaataGGGTGTTACTATAAAGCCCTGACTAGCCTGAAAGTCACAacgtagaccaggatagcctagAACTgacagagatttgcctgactctacctctccagggctgagattaaagatatacacctggctttttaaaaacttgttacTATAATGCCATTTGCTTGAACAGTGATGTAATTTGAGATTCGGGTGTCTTGTTTTAAAAGTCAGttgtttacacttatttatttatgaaggGTATACTTGCCACAGCTcatctgtagaggtcagaggataatgtgcgagagttggttctctcccaccATGCATGCCCCAGGGATTCAGGTTGACAGTTttggtggcaagggcctttacctgctgagtcggCTCTCTACACCCcctcagtttattttttaaatttttttatttatggatatgtgtatctgtgtgagtgtgcagatacccacagaagccagaagagggtaccagatcccttggaacaaGTTAAAGGCAGTTATAAGCCACCCAACTTATATGCTGTGGACCAAACttagattctctggaagagcaggaagtgctcttctGAACCAGCCCCCCATCCCTGCTACTCCCccgcccttttttttttcctttaggtgGGCCTTACTATATAGCAGAGGAAGTCTAAACCATGACAGTCCCTTACCTCAGCTTTCCAGCTACATGGCTTACAGCCGTGTGGTATGACGTTTGCATAGTGTGTGTTAGTTAGCCTTGGTTCAGATGGGACTGATAGCTGTAGACTGTCTTAACagtacaggtgtgcactgccctGCTGGGCTGGTGATGATTTCTGTCATGGAGCATTGTAGAGTGTACTCACACAAGAGAAGATTGCTATGCCAACAGGTGGGACTTGCTGAACTCGGCACTTAAAACactgcctgggctggagagatggctcagaggtgaagggatagatgggtgctgagaacaaacTTGGGTCTTGTGTGAAGagcaggctgttcttccagaggtcctgagttcaattcccagcaaccacatggtggctcacaaccatctgtaatgagatctggtgcccccttctggcctgaaggggtacatgcagaatactatatacgtgataaataaataaaatttaaaacaaacaaacaagaaaccattggctgctcatccagaggacctgggttctgttcccagcaataTCAAGGCGGCCCCAGAGCTGTAACTCCCTTCTCTGTCCTTTGAGGACACCAAACATGCACATGTTGCACAGGCAGGCATTCCTGCAGATAAAATACCTGtatttattaaacaaatgaaTCTTTTCTTTAATGTCACCAGGTGAGAGAAGCTAATGCTGTTGGTTGATCTGGCCTGCACTCAGGGCTTATCCAGTTCCCTGGAGTGTACAGGTGTAGGCATCACTAAACCAGCTCTTCTCAGTGGAGTTCTTGCTGCTGTGGGTTTGCATTAGGCATGATTGAAGTTGCCTGGGCTGGCCCTGAGCTTgcagttttcctgcctcagcctcatagGTAGCTAGGTCTGCACTACCAGGCCTGGCACAGACCCAGTTTCTTGctccccatttatttatttgtttgcttgtttatttatctattattttgtgtgtgtatgcccccGCGTGTGGGCACGCGCATGTGcgtgggtgagagagagagtgcGCGAACGCAAGCAAGCAAGCTGTGAGCACAGGTACCTGAAGAGGTTGGAACAGGGTGTCCGTGGCAGTCATGTTGAGTCATCTCAGCATGGTGCTGAGAACAAACTTGGGTATTGTGTCAAAGCAGCTTCctctcttagtcactgagccacaTCACCAGCCATGCAGTGTGGTTTCTTTATGGCTACAGGAGTCAAGGAACTGTCCTTCCAATTGGCTGTTGTTTGTCAGGGTTATAGATGGGGGACTGAGACCTgtgtaaaacagaaaaatcttttGGCTAACAAATCTCAAAGGAAGCCaggggtagtggtgcacacctttaatcccagcactcaggcgtgtctgtgagtttgaggccagcctggtctacatagtgagttttaggacagctagggctgcatagggggaccctgtctcaaataaaaccaaccaaccaaacaaacaaccaaacaaaaatgaccaAAGAGGCTGGAGTTTAGCTCAGCattagaacacttgcctagcatgcacgagactctgggttccatccctatggctaaaaaatataaaggaaacccCAAATGGCtaagctggcctgaaattcaagGCCAAAATCACTGTGCCACAGGGGACAGGGCAGGGACTTGGTTTAAGAGGCTGAGAACTTGGACTCCTCACATCTAGGATGCTGATGTACCAACACCAAAAGGCATCTGAGCGTTTTGATGTCATTGACCTGGACCCTTATGGCAGCCCTGCCCCCTTCCTGGATGCAGCAGTGCAGGCTGTGAGTGATGGAGGTGAGGCTGGGCCACAGCATCCAGAATACCCACGAGGTGTAGGGTCAGGGTGTTTCGAGGGTCATCACTGACCTGCCCTTCTCCACAGGACTTCTGTGTGTCACCTGCACGGACATGGCAGTATTGGCAGGGAATAGCGGAGAGACGTGCTACAGCAAGTATGGGGCCATGGCCCTCAAGAGCCGGGCCTGCCATGAAATGGTGAGAGTCCCCCAAGCTGCCCTGGGGGCTGAGGAACAGGCTGTGAGCACTCCTACCCTGGTCCCCCAGCACACCTTCGTATACTGATGACTTGTTCCCGTGTCCTCGGATGGCCAGGACTGGTCCATCCCAAGCTGTGACATGACTGGCAAGCAGATCCTTGACATCCTTCGTCAATGGGCAGGAGTGGGTAGGCAATCATTTCCCCCTAGCATTCGAtagtataactttaaaaataaatatttttgttaggAGTGTTGGtgtattccagcacttgggaggcagaggcagatggatctcttatGAGACCGGTCTGGTATTTTTTGTGTGCTGTGGGTCATATGTGCCCATGGTGAACatatggaagtcaggacagcttCCTAGAGTCCATTCTTGCCTTTCACCATTTGAGCCCTATATCAGTCTTGGTAGCAggtacctttacctactgagccatcttgccatcccaAATTCAGGGTACTGAGTACCCCAAGCAGGGGTCTCCTGCAGCTACCTCTCaggtgctggattacaggcacagCTCTCAGAATGAAACTAGGTTTTCGTGTTGTGCCTGGGAATGGACCTTGTGCGTGGacagtgctctgtcactgagccacatccccaacaCAGAAGTTGTGGTGTTGAGGGTTTGAGATAAGCTCTcgtgtagcctaagctggccttgaacttgctttgtacctGAAGATAACCTCAAACTCCACAttctcccacctccacttcccaaatgctggaacaaAGAAAAAATCTGAGAGATTTTCCAAGGTCTGAGTTCTGTCTTGGCTTAGTTGCTGACTCTGCTGACTTCACCTCTGTGGGCCTTAGTTTTGCCTCTACAGGACAGGTGTGGTCATAGCTCCTACCCTGTATGGTTGCGATGGGAAGGTAAAGCGGTGTGGGGAGGCAAAGGTGGCACCCTATCCTGTTCCATAAGATCTTGCTGTCTCTTGTGAGCCTGGACAGTGCCACCTTCTTTTCACGTCAGGCTCGAAGTGCTCCTGATACCACTCCCGTTATCTATAGTGTAGGCCCACTCTCAGCCACAGAAACAGAATGGCATGGCTTTGCAGATGGGTAAACTGAGGAACAGAAGACACTGTTTGCCAGTGTCACACAGCCAGGAAATGTGGGCTCTAAACCCAAATTGCGTTTCCAAGCTTGTTCTTCCTATCACTAATGCTCATCCTGCCACCAGGCCCTGAGAATTGTGCTGCATAGCCTGGACCTGCACGCCAACTGCTACCAGCGCTTCGTGGTGCCGCTGCTCAGCATCAGTGCTGACTTCTATGTCCGGGTTTTTGTGCGCGTTTTCACAGGCCAGGCCAAGGTTAAGTCCTCAGCCAGGTAAGCCCAGCGGCAGGAACCTGATGAATTGAGAGGGGAGCTAAGTCTTGCCCAAGGGACCTTGGTGTCTGAAAAGGGACTGAGTTGGTCTGAGAGAAGAGTTGAGGTGTGGTGAGCGCATCAGGGACTCATGGCCTCTCCTGGGCTTCTACAGCAAGCAGGCCCTGGTGTACCAGTGTGTGGGGTGTGGCGCCTTCTACCTGCAACGCCTTGGCAAAGCGTCGGGAGACCCTGCTGGCAGGTGAGCAGAGGTGTTTTGGATTGGAAGGATGTCCTAGGTCCCCACTCCTCCAGCAGCCTCTCCTCAAACTGCCTCTCCTTGCAGGGTCAAGTTCTCTGCTGCCTGTGGTCCTCCAGTGACCCCTGAGTGTGAACACTGTGGACAGCGACACCAGGTGGGCCCAGGTCAGAGAGGCAGTGGGCTCGGGGTCCCAGCACGCATGTATCCATGCCCCTTGCTCATCTGTGCCCTGTGTGTCCACAGCTTGGAGGCCCCATGTGGGCAGACCCCATCCATGACCTGAACTTTGTGGGCCGAGTTCTTGAGGCAGTGACCACTAATCCTGGCCGCTTCCACACCTCCAAGCGCATCCAAGGTGTCCTGAGTGTTGTTACTGAGGTATGAACTGGACATACATAGGGAGGGAGCTCCGACCCGGGCAGGGGACCCATCTCCCTGCCAGCACCCCACTCCATCCTTACCTCTCAGGAACTTCCTGATGTCCCTCTCTACTACACACTGGACCAACTGAGCAGCACCATCCACTGCAACACACCCCGCCTCCTGCAGCTCCGGTGAGGGCCTTTGGGGGCGGCTTGAACCGACAGAGTCTAGTGTGTGCCTAGGGCAGAGCTGAGAGGCCTTGAGCCCTCCAGCAGgtgctctgttttttatttttatgtgtgtatgtgttgcctacacatgtatatgtacaccgTGTgcgtgcagtgcctgaggaggccagaagaaggtgtcagattccccaggACTGGAGCTACAGAGGACTGTGCGCTGTGATATGGCTACTGGGTTCCAAgcccagggtcctctgcaagagcagcaagtgctcttaaccactgagccatctccctagcccccagCAGGTGGTTTGGTGTCACACTCAGTGACATGTCTTTCCTGTGAAAGAAACAGACATGCCATTCCACATGACCTGCTTTGGGGTCTAGACTTCCCTTGTGGTCTCTGTGCACCCAGGTCAGCTCTCCTCCATGCTGGCTTCCGAGTCTCTCTCTCCCATGCTTGTAAGAATGCGGTGAAGACAGACGCTCCCCCGCTAGCTCTCTGGGACATCATGCGTTGCTGGGTGAGGGCAGATGACTCCGTGATTTGAGGCAGGAGGGCAAGGAAGGGATGGTGACTTGGGTGCACCTCAGGCCTAACATCTCCTCGACCTCTCTCCCCAGGAGAAGGAGTGTCCGGTGAAACGGGAGCGGCTGTCGGAAACCAGCCCGGCGTTCCGAATTCTGGCCGTGGAGCCCAGGTATGGACAGACATGCAGGAGGGACGAGCCACCTCACAGGCATAGCAGGCCAGACAGACGCTGTCGGAGGGAAATCCAGAACCACTGTCCCCTTCTGTCCTCACCCAGTACCCTTCCCACTCTTCTGCCTGGCTCCCCTTCAGCCATATGGACCCTTCCATGGCTGGCTCTTCCTCATAGCAGCCTGAACTCAGCACACAGTCTGGCCCGTCCCTTCTCTCTCACTTCAGAGAACGCTTCTGGACTGGACCACCCTGCCAAGCATTGCATCCTGACTTAGATCTTTTACCAAAGTAGCTATTGAGTGGCATGTCCTGACACAGTacaacattattttttattgctctgtggtgctggggatggaacccagagccttgtgcatgctgggcaagccctCTGCTGGGCCATCCCCCTAGCCTTGGTTACTTCTGGTGTGTCTTGTTGCTTGTCTGTCTCTGGTGCTGCAAATCCAGCTCCATTGAGACAGATCCAGGGCACTTTGTCAGAAATTCACTAGGAAATCCAGGTGTTACTCAGCAAATGGAGGAACTCTGAGCCTGGTAGACCTATGTGGTGCTGCCTCGGGGTGGGCGGCTTCTAGGGCTGTCTGTGTTCACCCTGCACGGCTGctgcctccagcccccacccattTGTCCAGGCTGAAGGCCAACTTCAACATCCGGGAAGATGCCAACCCCAGCTCCCGCCAGCAAGGACTCACGCGCTTCCAGGCCAATCCAGAAGCCAACTGGGGGCCCCGGCCCCGTGCCCGGCCAGGGTAAGTGGTAATGTTGCAGAGGTGGGGCTTGGCTAGGGCTGGGTTGGGCAGAGGTAACATAGGGTACCAGCCCCTGTCTCTGCTCAGGGGCAAGGCAGCAAGTAAAGATCTGGAGGAGAGGCGGAGACTGCTACAGAATAAGCGGAAGGAGCCTGCTGAGGACCCAGCCCAGAGGGCAGCTCGCCTCAAGACATTTCCTTGCAAACGATTCAAGGAGGTGATTCTCTTTTCCACCCTCCCTGCCACAGAGCCAAGGGACAACTGACCAGCACAGCAGGGGCTAGGGACTAAGGAAAGAACCCCGGCCTGCTGCTCACAGCCTGGAGCTTCACACCCTCCATTTTCCTACCAGGGTACCTGTCAGCGAGGGGACCAGTGCTGTTATTCACACAACCCTACACCACCTGTGGCCTCTGCTGATACTCCCCTCACAGACTGTCTAGAGACCACCCCCAAGATCTTCCCCGGACCAGATGCTGCTGGTGGGGGCACTGCTGGGCCAGGCGTGGGCTGAGACAATAAAGAGATACCGTTTTCTGCTGGTTGTCATTTTGAGTGGGGAGGTTGTCTGCCTGAGGGACTCTGCCTGTGTTTGGGGGCGGGGCGGGCTGGGGTTGTTCCTGCCTGACTGCAACTTTATGTCTGTCTGACATGGAACTCATCTGGCAGTTCAGGAGAGTAGTTCATCAGGTGGCCACAGGGCGGCAGCCTCAAGCATGCTCGCCTGTCACCCTGCTGCCTCCCCTCTGAATATCCAggcaccccccacctccccatcacCCAACAAGTCCCCCTGCAGTCTCATTGCCTGGTTTCTTGGGCCCAGCTCTCTCCAGTTGGTGTGGTGGCGGAAGCCAAACGGGAAGCAGGCACTCTGTGCATCCGCCCCAGACCAGGTGCTTCCTGCCCGCTCCTCCACAGGAGTACAGTTGCTGAGGACACAGACAGCGGGCGGCTGCCCAGACATCCAGTGAAGAGACTCCCCTAGAGTAGAGGGTTAGTAATGCTGAGAGGGAGTTCTGGGGGAATACGCACCCTTCACCACCAGCTATAAAGCGAGGCCCACTACAAGTTCCTTTAGAGGAAGTCAGTGGGGGTGGTGACTTCAGCACTTTAATGAGGCTGGATGGCCACTGAGTACCTCCCTGAGTGTGCCTACAATTAACCATTACATGGGACATGGGACAGGCATATTGTACTTACTATTCAGCTCCTCTTGgaagctttattattattattttttaaccccagagatggtttctctgcgtagctctggctgtcctggaactcggtctGTAGACAGAcgagcttggccttgaactctgagatctgcctgtctctgcctcccaagtgctgggattaaaggcatgagctaacATGCCAGGCCCTCTTGGGAGCTTTCGGCAGGGTTTCCAGGATTtgtaaagggtttatttattcttatgtatatgactttttcttgcatgtatagATGTATATGAACCATGTGCTTCTCTGGGACCCTCAGAGttaagaagagggtgtcagatcccctagactTGGAACTAGGGGTGATTGTGAGCAACATGTGGATCCCGGTAACAGAACCtgaatcttctgcaagagcaacaagtgttcttagccaatgagccatctctccagcccccaggtttCCAGAATTCAGAATGTCACTCCAGAATACCTACCAGCAAGGGACACCGCCCAGTTGTGGTGTGGCCTGGTATCTTGGGAAGCCTTGGACAGCTCTGGCACTCTTTCTTGATCCTACTCCCCTGGGCTTGGAAATACCTTGGAAGTGTCACAGGGCTCAGGACACAGCAAGGCCAAACTGCCAGAACTGTCTCCTGGAGCCCTGTtcctgggtgtgtgggggggggggggaagcacaCAGGGGATCTGTAAAAAAGAGGAACTAGGCTGGAGGCTGGGGCCCTTGGGTCATGGGGCGTCAGAGGACCGGAAAGGGGCCCCTTCCACCCCCATCAGTACAGACAGTGGGCAAGGGGTGGGGTTCAAAGCCAGAATAACGGCAgaggcagccttgccttgtttcctCTTTGTGTGAGTTTGCTTCCAGGGTCTCCTGAGGGTTAGGGTCTCCCAGTGCCAAGGGGAGCAGCAAGCCCTGAAGGGTGACTGCCCGCTCTGGCCAGGGTGGGCCAGGAGGTGCGCATTCCGTGATCCCTGCCTGCTGGTTTCCTCCGGGGTCGGCACAGCTCCTTATCAGGCGCAGCCAGGCAGCCAGACCCTTATCTGCACAGGCCCagcatcctctggcctctgcgcCAGGGGGTAAGAGGGAGGAAGCCAGGCTGTTGGGGGCGGGGAAAAGGCGGGTCGGTCCAGGAGCCGCTCACTTTCTCTCGGGGTTACCCACCACGCCGCCGCTACTCTGAGACTGCTCAGGCCCTCCGGAGCCCGGGAGGTGGCGCAGCCCAGCTCTGAGGCCCAACGGGACCACCTAGGGCACACTGACGGACTGGACCATGGGAACTGCCTCCTAACCTGGATTGACAGCCCTGACCATACAGCACTCCAGGCTGTGAGAACTGCTACGGGGTGGTAAGAAAGAGCTTTGAAAGTTAGGACGGAGAGTCTGCTCCTGTAGTCTGCGTTCCTTAGTTCATTTATCCATTCGTCAGCTGGGGCCCTTAACTGAGCAGCCAGAGGATCTTCTCCAGCTGGAGAGGACAGGGCAGAGAGATGGGGGGTCACACCCTGTCAGGACAAACCAGACCCTGGAGTCCAGCAAACGAGTTATGTAGGGTACAAAAATCTGGATGCTGATGGGGTTAGGGCTACTGAGAGGAACTTTCAGCCAGGGTAGAGGCTCCTGGGCCAACCATGGAGAGGTGGCATAGGGTGAATCTTGGAGTTTCAGGGGGTCTCAGAGTTAGTTAGGGGATCCCTGCCGTGTACCCCAGCTGCAGGTAGGAGAGATTCTGAAAGGTGGGAAATTGGCTCAGAGGCAAGAAGCCCTTGACAAAGAACCCTGGGCAGGCATTCAGAGGGCCAATGCTGCCTAGCACCTAGTAGACACCCCGTCTTGTGGAGGAAGCCCCCCTTCATGTCCTTGCAGTGTCTAGGTCTACTCATCTGCCTTTGACTGAGGAGAGAGCACCTTCCTCTCCTCAGGGTGCTCGCACTGAAGAGCTCAGATAGGTCAAACACGTGGGAGAAAGATGGTCTCTGGCCTTCCCAGTAACTCTGCTCCCTCCCACAGGTTAGCATTCCATCCTTGGGTCCATGTGCCCACCCCAGGCCCAGGCAGAGGTGGGTTCCGCCATGGCTGAGAAAGCTGAGCTGGTGCGTGCCTCCAGCCCAGGGCCTGCTCCTCTCCCTAATCTGGCCTCACCTGGGCCCCTTCCTGCAGAGGTGGACCACCGAAACCCATGCACCCCCTGGTTGCCTCCAGGTGTGCCAGTGATAAACCTGGGTCATACCAGACCCACAGGGGCAGCCATGCCCACCACAGAGCTGAATGCTCTTCGACCCTCCCTGCTGCAGCTAGCTGCCTTGGGAACGGCTCCGCCCACCCTGGCCCTGCATTACCATCCCCACCCTTTCCTCAACAGGTCAGTGAGGAGCTGGGACTGTGGGCTGTGCTGAGGGTTGGTGGTCAGGGTCTTTGCCTACAAGGTGTTCATGACGTACAACCCCTTACAGCGTCTACATTGGGCCAGCAGGACCATTCAGCATCTTCCCTAACAGCCGTCTGAAGCGAAGACCAAGCCCTGGTGAGCTGGACTTGGCTGAGGGTGAGTGTGTATCCATGTGCGTGTACTTGTGGGTGCTTGCAGCCTGGGTCTGACTGACCTGTACTCTACCACAGGGAGAGGTGTTTTgtggaatgcacacacacaccaccaacacaGAACAACTCACACAAGTGATAGCTGATGCCAACACCACAGCACTGAGCCTAGCTTGGCGGTTTGCCCTTGTAATCAGttcagaggctagcctgggctacataatgagtcccaTCAAAGCAAACATTATAGCTAGTCATGGCCACAATAAGACATTTTAGCCACCAGATGACGCTCCCCAAGCCGAAAAACCTAGTGGTGAAAGAGACCACCTTGGACTAGGATCACACAGAGCTAGGAGACCACAGTCAACCTCAGAaccccagccacacacacacaacacccacAACCACATGGCATGATCTCACACAACCACAGCCATCAGATAGGCCACCAGTCACCCACAGGCCCACGGCAGGCAAAAGAACCTCTGTAAACCCAGGAACACACTCGCTCAGAATGAGACCGCAGGATAGACTTCTTAAGGGATCACATCGTGGTCATCAAGGCATCATTACGCTCAGCAGCTATGGTGTCTACACAGCCCACAGTCTGGGTTCAAGCCCAAGCTGGTGGTGTTCATTGAGGACAGCAGTGGgtgccctctggcctctatgcTGACGCTATGCCTCGGGTCCTCAGGGCACCAACCCCAGAAGGTGGCTCGTCGAGTGTTCACCAACAGCCGAGAGCGCTGGAGGCAGCAGCACGTTAACGGCGCCTTTGCGGagctcaggaagctgctgcccaCCCACCCGCCAGACCGGAAGCTGAGCAAGAACGAGGTGCTGCGCCTGGCCATGAAGTACATTGGCTTCCTGGTGCGGCTGCTGCGAGACCAGGCGGCTGTGCTGGCCTCTGGCCCCAGCGCTCCCGGGCCCCGCAAGCCGCCGGTGCACCGGGGAGTGGAGGGCGGTGCGCGCTGCGGGGCCCGACACAGCGTGGAGGCTGCGCGCTCACGGCCCGTGCTTCCTGGGGACTGCGACGGCGACCCCAATGGGTCGGTGCGAACCATCAAGATGGAGCAGACGGCCCTGAGTCCTGAGGTGCGGTGACCCAGGGCAGTGGCCCCTCACCTGCTGCGCAGTGAGCTCCCTGTAAAGGGGACTGAGGTCGCCCAGATGAAACGCCCTGTAGCTCTGGAAGGGTGGCCGGCGTCTCAGGGGCCCCGCAGACTTCTAAGAAAAATTCCCCACCGGCTACTTGAGGTGGCCTGGCCCGTGTCCTCTTCTCTGGGCCAAGGCCAGAGACTCAACAAAGCAAAGTGACTATGGGATCCTTAGGGGTGCTTGGAGAGGTAGGGAAGGGTCTGGAGGCCTTCCCGGCGGCGCCCCCTGCTGGAGGCGGGAAGCCCCCGGACAGTGTGTAGGAGGAGGACCCACCCCAGCGAGCCCAACTGGTTGCGCTTGATCCATGATCCTGTTAAGCGCGTTAACGAAGACTCAGACACtcttgcatttgtttttctttatttctttatttcacatACACATTAGCCATTCAatggagaagctggagagagTCAGGCAAAGATGGTATAACAGAAGCGCAGTGacggggtggggcggggcgggcggAGAGGGGACAGACGGGCTGGCTGCCTACTTGCATTCCGCTAGGACACtgaaaacccagaaaacaaaacagacagtAAACTACCCTTGTTTCTTATGTATCTCAGTGCAGAGACGgggggtggagggcagagaagggagaCCAGGCTgaaagaggagcagagggaaggggaCGCTAAGGGGGAAGCACACCAAATCCATTAGTACTATATATAGAGATACTCGTATATACTGCGTTTCTTAGCCTAAGAAGAAACTTGTTTGACGGGACGGGCGGCCTTTGCGGTCCGCGATGCTGGTGCTGGTGGGGCGCACGGATCTCCCAAGAGGGGCCAAAGCGGGGGCTGGCCCCGGCTGGCTTGCGGGGGGGGGCGCCCCTtgggtggatggggtgggggagcagaggtggggctggggtgcCCCTAGGGCTCTCGATTGGGGGACAAAAGTTCTCGTAACTTTATTGctcctttatttttctctcgtGGGGGGGTCCGTTCAGCACGGTCGGGGTGGGGAAACGGTGGGTCGTCTGAGCCACCCGGCCCCTCTGGGACCCAGAGCGCGGCGTCCGCTCCGCCAGCACGGGGGTGAGAACAAGGCACTAGGTCGGCCGGCCAGCGCGGGGGCGGGTGTGTAAGGCAGTCGACAGGGCTGgttgcggggtggggtggggatgtgtGCCGggctgtgtgcgtgcgtgcgtgcgggCGCGGGCCTGGGCAAATCGACCTGTCAGCGTGGCTGGACCTGTCCTGGAGCATCGAACCTCCCGGAGGGAGGGGAAGAGTAGTGTTCGGTGGGAAGGGGTCGGGGAGGAAACTACCAACTTGCTGAGCGCGCTCCTGATTAATGCTGGTGAGGGTCAAGTTGGCGTCTGGCTCAAAGAAGGGCGCtcggaggggggaggaagggaaaagggacGTTTGTTCGTTGGCATTGACCTCTGCGGGGGAGGGGGCCGGGGACCCCCGCCGCGCCCCAGTGCCCGGAGGGGGAGGGGGCGAGGAAAGGGGAGGGGCGCCCAGGGAGACCCGCGGCCAGAGCAGCCCAGCCGCGGGGCGCACGCCGCTGTCCCGTTCCGTTAAACTCAACAAAGAAGGGATATGCGTGTTCCTAACAAGTGCAGAATATTTAATTGATTCATAAACGTATGTATAAtagtttgtgggttttttaaaaacGTACTTTATAATGTAATAAGCaccagggtttttttgtgtttagttatcttaaaaataattttctctcgTCCTTTTCCTTTTGATcttgtgttggttttttttttttttttaatgtcgaggtgttttttaaaatgtgaacgtTTTCTTCAGCCCTCCCACCGAAACCGAACGACGAAACAAATTAAAACCCCAGATTATCCTCGTCAACGCAGGAAAacggcaaaaaaaacaaaacaaaaaaaaaaaccaaccaaccaaccaaacaaacaaacaaaaaagaaaaaacccagagaactatcaaaaaaggaaaagaaaagaaaaggaaaaaaaaaaaaaaaaaggaaaaacactcaGCTTTCATCCCCGCTAAGGGCAGGGCAGGCCCAGTTCTTTTAGCGTCCCCAGAGCCGCGAGGACAGTacaacaaaaatagaatttttttcttaatctcttAACATACAAAGATAGGAAAACTCTCTGATGCATTGCACTTggttcaatgaaaaaaaaaaaaaaaggttaatttcCCCTATATATTTTTTGTGGGTTGTTTCCTCTCCTAATACGTCCCCACATCTGTCGCCTCATCGCCCCTCGCAACACCACTTGGGAAAGGagcgccacccccaccccaccccggtcCTCCCAGGGGTACTTCGCCGGGCACCTTGGGCCCCGGCCCAGCTGGCCTGCAGCTTCTGACCTCGCCCGGGGCGTGTGCCCCGCAAACCCACAGCGCCCGCAGCCCGACTGTCTTCGACCGACCAGAGGCGCACGCGGCCGGGCAGGGACCCTCTTTCGCTAGCTCTTAGCTCTGACCCTGTTTAGCCAACCGAAGTGAAAAATCATTGCACTTTGACCGCGCGTCACGCCCGGCCCGCCCGGCCCCCACCCTGGGGCTCCCTCCCCTCGCACAGGGAGGCCCCCCGCGGGATCTCCACCCGGGCCCTCGACGCCACAGGGCAGGGCTTTGCTCAACTTCCACACGGCGCCCCGCACAGCCGCCTCT
Coding sequences:
- the Lyl1 gene encoding protein lyl-1 isoform X1, producing MCPPQAQAEVGSAMAEKAELVRASSPGPAPLPNLASPGPLPAEVDHRNPCTPWLPPGVPVINLGHTRPTGAAMPTTELNALRPSLLQLAALGTAPPTLALHYHPHPFLNSVYIGPAGPFSIFPNSRLKRRPSPGELDLAEGHQPQKVARRVFTNSRERWRQQHVNGAFAELRKLLPTHPPDRKLSKNEVLRLAMKYIGFLVRLLRDQAAVLASGPSAPGPRKPPVHRGVEGGARCGARHSVEAARSRPVLPGDCDGDPNGSVRTIKMEQTALSPEVR
- the Lyl1 gene encoding protein lyl-1 isoform X2: MCPPQAQAEVGSAMAEKAELVRASSPGPAPLPNLASPGPLPAEVDHRNPCTPWLPPGVPVINLGHTRPTGAAMPTTELNALRPSLLQLAALGTAPPTLALHYHPHPFLNSVYIGPAGPFSIFPNSRLKRRPSPGHQPQKVARRVFTNSRERWRQQHVNGAFAELRKLLPTHPPDRKLSKNEVLRLAMKYIGFLVRLLRDQAAVLASGPSAPGPRKPPVHRGVEGGARCGARHSVEAARSRPVLPGDCDGDPNGSVRTIKMEQTALSPEVR